The genomic DNA GAAAGAAAAAAGAGAATATAATAAATTTCATAAAAATAGGTAAACATATACCCTCCTTTTGCCGATACTAAAGTAGAATTATCGGTAGAGTGGAGGGGTTTTTTATGAAAATTAATCATAATCCAAATATACAAAAAATATTAAGTAATTACAATAAAAATATAAATCACGTAAACAAAACGGAAAAAGTCAAATCAATAAAAGACCAAGTGGAGATTTCTCAAGGGGCAAAAGATTATCAATTGGCAGTAGATGCTTATAAAAAGCTACCTGATGTTAGAAAAGATAAGGTGGAGAAAATAAAAAATGAAATTCAATCAGGAAATTATCATCCATCATTGAAAGAAGTAGTAGATTCTATGTTTGATCAAAAGATTTAAGGAGGAGACAAAATGTCCCAATCCGTTGAACAACTGATTTTAGCTTTAACAAAAGAATATGAAATCTATAAAGATTATTATACTTTAGGGGAGCAGAAAAAAGAAGTTTTAATATTAGGAGATATCAAAGAATTAGAAAAAATTATTAGCCAAGAACAAGATATTATTAGAAATACGCAAAAAATTGATCAAATCAGAACGGCTATTATTGGAAATATATTATTTGAACAAAAGATCAATTGGATTGAAAATATCACACAGCTATGTGAGTATATCGAAGATCCTTATAAAGAAAAAATATTAGAAATAAGAGAAAAGCTAAGTAAATTATTAGAAGAAATACAAAGCTTAAATGATACCAATCAACAGCTTACAAAACAGCAATTAGAATATATAGATTTTAATATAAATATTTTAAACAATGCACAAGTGACAACTACTTATGGAAACAAAACAGAGCAACAAATCATAAAACCATCAAGTTTAATTGATGCCAAAGGATAGGGTGATACAAATATGGGTTTTTTTGGACTCAACATTGCAAGATCAGGGCTCTTTGCAAGTCAAAGAGCTCTTGAAATAACAGGACATAATATATCTAATGTAAATACACCAGGATACAGTAGACAAAGACTTGAAATGAATGAATCTTTTCCTATGCCACTGCCTGGTGGTCAAGGAATGCAAGGAACAGGAGTAGATACAGCACATATCCAGCAAATCAGAGATGAATTTTTAGATTTTAAAATCAGACAAGAATTTATGACAGCTGGAGAATGGGATGCAAGATATGAGAGCTTGACTCAAATAGAAGCTATCTTTAATGAACCATCAGAAGACGGAATTAGAAAATCTATGGATGAATTTTTCAATTCTATACAGCAACTTAGCCAAGGGGAAAAAGCAGATAACCTAACTGTAAGAGCACTTGTAAGAGAAAGAGGAATACATCTTACCAAAACTTTAAATCATATGTATACTCAATTAGAAAATATGCAAAAGAATATAGACTTTGCAGTACAAACTACAGTAGATCAAGTCAATGGATATGCAGAACAAATTGCAAAGCTTAATGAACA from Inediibacterium massiliense includes the following:
- a CDS encoding flagellar protein FlgN; amino-acid sequence: MSQSVEQLILALTKEYEIYKDYYTLGEQKKEVLILGDIKELEKIISQEQDIIRNTQKIDQIRTAIIGNILFEQKINWIENITQLCEYIEDPYKEKILEIREKLSKLLEEIQSLNDTNQQLTKQQLEYIDFNINILNNAQVTTTYGNKTEQQIIKPSSLIDAKG
- the flgM gene encoding flagellar biosynthesis anti-sigma factor FlgM, translated to MKINHNPNIQKILSNYNKNINHVNKTEKVKSIKDQVEISQGAKDYQLAVDAYKKLPDVRKDKVEKIKNEIQSGNYHPSLKEVVDSMFDQKI